Proteins from a genomic interval of Polaribacter sp. Q13:
- a CDS encoding acyl-CoA desaturase, giving the protein MAVVIFIIVLWYGGLFFQSFFLHRYAAHQVFTMSKTMEKITFILTWVFQGSSYLSAYGYGIMHRMHHAYTDTEKDPHSPSYDANMFAMMWKTKTIYQDINEQRIAIDDRFTKNVPQWKSFDSFAGSRFSRLLWITFYILFFVFFVTAWWQWLLLPIAFLMAPIHGVIINWFGHIYGYVNFKMKNTSKNLFHFDFLMMGEGYHNNHHKHASSPNFGVKWHEVDMTYLIIKVLNFLGLIKLKAIKIKN; this is encoded by the coding sequence ATGGCAGTAGTTATTTTTATTATAGTGCTTTGGTATGGAGGTTTGTTTTTTCAATCTTTCTTTTTACATCGTTATGCAGCACATCAAGTTTTTACCATGTCTAAAACCATGGAAAAAATCACCTTTATTTTAACTTGGGTTTTTCAAGGTTCTAGTTATTTAAGTGCGTATGGATACGGAATTATGCACAGAATGCATCATGCATATACAGATACAGAAAAAGATCCACACTCTCCTTCTTACGATGCAAATATGTTTGCAATGATGTGGAAAACAAAAACTATTTATCAAGATATTAACGAGCAACGCATTGCTATTGATGACCGTTTTACTAAAAACGTACCACAATGGAAATCTTTTGATTCTTTTGCTGGTTCTCGTTTTTCTCGTTTACTATGGATAACTTTTTACATTTTATTCTTTGTCTTTTTTGTAACTGCTTGGTGGCAATGGTTGTTATTACCAATCGCTTTTTTAATGGCACCAATTCATGGTGTAATTATCAACTGGTTCGGACATATTTACGGTTATGTAAACTTCAAAATGAAAAATACAAGTAAGAATCTTTTTCATTTCGATTTTTTAATGATGGGAGAAGGTTATCATAACAATCATCATAAACATGCTAGCAGCCCAAACTTTGGTGTAAAATGGCATGAAGTTGATATGACGTATCTAATTATAAAAGTTTTAAACTTTTTAGGACTTATTAAATTAAAAGCTATTAAGATTAAAAATTAA
- a CDS encoding sugar-binding domain-containing protein, translated as MKLNICICILVALVFSSCAKQEQLRSTDDFNFNWKFVKGEQGNAEQITFNDDSWESIRLPHDWSILAGYKKENTAASSGFVEGGIGWYRKAFNVPKSDEGKVIWIEFDGVYNNSEVWINGQKLGYRPNGYSSFSYDLTKYIKYGEENIVAVKVNHSAYADSRWYTGSGIYRDVRLVKTAKVHVPLWGVKITTPKVSAEEAIVHIETKIKGSENNVEIDISILDQNKNIVTSLTASQLNDKKIVIHDLTIKNPKLWGTETPNLYSAVISIKHNGKAVDQVEQRFGIRKFRFDSNKGFFINEKHLKIKGANIHHDVGAVGAAATKSSWEYRISKLKSIGVNAIRMAHNPHSPLLMEVCDEMGMLVMNEFFDEWQNAKDKNINCLGGIVAGHDISKGYSDVFLEWAERDLKDLIRRDFNHPSVIMWSIGNEIEWTFPAYSETYDEIEGKDVVQYVHVPTFDTKKIKPVLERITGGVDSLVIVANLLSKWVKEEDTTRPVTCGSVRPNISFASGYADAVDVIGFNYRPHNYDAAHEAFPEKPILGSENWVAYSEWKAVNDRDFIAGIFVWTGFAYIGEAGLWPRKGLNISLFDFAGFKNPRGHFFECLWKTDPKIYMVTTPASESEYSYTEKDGWKFDMQYSAPPVWKKLRLWEWYKVNEHWNYNAGEKIVVQTYTNCEEAELFLNGKSLGKQALADVSENDNILKWLVPHQKGELKVIGYNNGKVADEYILASTGKLTRIELESDKTTLNADSYDVAHIVVKLFDKAGKELKDLNTEVVFDVTGNADLIAVDNGSEMNVAPHNTNKVITHNGKALAIIRSTNKRGTATITASIQDIESNKIQIAIQ; from the coding sequence ATGAAACTCAATATTTGTATATGCATACTAGTTGCACTTGTTTTCTCTTCATGTGCAAAACAAGAGCAACTTCGTTCTACGGATGACTTCAATTTTAATTGGAAATTTGTTAAAGGAGAACAGGGGAATGCAGAACAGATTACTTTCAATGATGATTCATGGGAAAGCATTAGACTACCTCACGATTGGAGTATTCTTGCTGGCTACAAAAAAGAAAATACGGCTGCTAGTTCAGGATTTGTAGAAGGCGGTATTGGCTGGTATAGAAAAGCATTCAATGTACCTAAATCAGATGAAGGTAAAGTTATTTGGATAGAATTCGATGGAGTATACAACAACTCAGAGGTTTGGATTAATGGACAAAAGTTAGGATATAGACCTAATGGCTATAGCAGTTTTTCTTATGATTTAACAAAATACATCAAATACGGTGAAGAAAATATAGTTGCTGTTAAAGTTAATCATTCAGCCTATGCCGATTCGCGTTGGTATACAGGTTCGGGTATTTATCGTGATGTAAGGCTCGTAAAAACAGCAAAGGTACATGTGCCGCTTTGGGGAGTGAAAATCACAACTCCTAAAGTAAGTGCCGAAGAAGCTATAGTACATATAGAAACAAAAATAAAAGGTTCTGAAAATAATGTAGAAATTGATATTTCAATACTAGACCAAAATAAAAACATTGTTACTTCACTAACTGCAAGTCAATTAAATGATAAAAAAATAGTAATTCATGACTTAACAATCAAAAACCCTAAACTTTGGGGTACAGAAACACCAAATTTATACTCGGCAGTTATCTCCATAAAGCACAATGGTAAGGCTGTAGATCAGGTAGAACAACGTTTTGGTATCCGGAAATTTCGTTTTGATTCCAATAAAGGTTTTTTTATTAATGAAAAACATCTAAAAATAAAAGGTGCAAATATTCACCATGATGTAGGTGCAGTGGGAGCCGCTGCCACAAAATCCTCTTGGGAATATAGAATTTCAAAATTAAAATCTATCGGAGTTAATGCAATTCGAATGGCGCATAACCCACATTCGCCTTTACTTATGGAGGTTTGTGATGAAATGGGAATGTTAGTAATGAACGAGTTTTTTGATGAATGGCAAAATGCTAAAGATAAAAACATCAATTGTTTAGGAGGTATTGTTGCAGGCCATGATATTTCAAAAGGTTATAGTGATGTGTTTTTAGAATGGGCAGAAAGAGACTTGAAAGATTTAATACGTCGCGATTTTAATCATCCATCCGTAATTATGTGGAGTATTGGAAACGAAATTGAATGGACTTTTCCAGCCTATTCAGAAACGTATGATGAAATAGAAGGTAAGGATGTAGTACAATATGTGCATGTACCAACTTTTGATACAAAAAAAATAAAACCAGTTTTAGAAAGAATTACTGGAGGAGTTGATTCTCTGGTTATTGTTGCTAACCTATTGTCTAAATGGGTAAAAGAAGAAGACACCACCAGACCTGTAACCTGCGGAAGTGTAAGGCCTAATATCTCTTTTGCTAGTGGCTATGCCGATGCTGTTGATGTTATTGGCTTTAATTACAGGCCTCATAATTATGATGCTGCACATGAAGCTTTTCCTGAAAAACCTATCCTAGGTTCAGAAAATTGGGTGGCCTATTCAGAATGGAAAGCGGTGAATGATAGAGATTTTATCGCTGGAATTTTTGTTTGGACAGGGTTTGCTTATATAGGTGAAGCAGGTCTATGGCCTAGGAAAGGGCTAAATATTTCGTTGTTTGATTTTGCAGGTTTTAAAAACCCGCGTGGACATTTTTTTGAGTGTTTATGGAAAACAGATCCTAAAATCTATATGGTTACCACGCCTGCAAGTGAATCTGAGTATTCATATACAGAGAAAGATGGATGGAAATTTGATATGCAATATTCAGCACCACCTGTCTGGAAAAAATTAAGACTATGGGAATGGTATAAGGTGAATGAACATTGGAATTATAATGCAGGAGAAAAGATTGTTGTTCAAACGTATACCAATTGTGAAGAGGCAGAACTTTTCTTAAATGGTAAAAGTTTAGGCAAACAAGCCTTAGCAGATGTTTCAGAAAATGATAATATTCTAAAATGGTTAGTTCCTCATCAAAAAGGAGAATTAAAAGTTATAGGATATAATAATGGTAAAGTTGCCGATGAATATATTTTGGCATCAACAGGGAAACTAACTAGAATAGAACTTGAAAGTGATAAAACAACACTTAATGCAGATAGCTATGATGTTGCTCATATTGTTGTGAAACTCTTTGATAAAGCAGGGAAGGAGCTTAAAGACTTAAACACAGAAGTAGTATTTGATGTAACAGGAAATGCGGATTTAATTGCTGTCGATAATGGTTCTGAAATGAATGTAGCCCCACATAACACGAATAAAGTAATTACACATAATGGTAAAGCTCTAGCAATTATAAGATCTACCAATAAAAGAGGAACTGCAACAATAACAGCTTCTATACAAGATATTGAAAGTAACAAAATTCAAATAGCAATTCAATAA
- the meaB gene encoding methylmalonyl Co-A mutase-associated GTPase MeaB, with product MKNYKPKKRLPAQAYIDGVLKGDRVILSRAITIIESNLEGDKILAKEIVQQILPNSGKSIRIGITGVPGVGKSTFIEVFGLHLVKLGHKVAILSIDPSSQRSRGSILGDKTRMEDLAHLEEAYIRPSASGDTLGGVSNKTGETMLLCEAAGYDVILIETVGVGQSETAVHGMTDFFLLLMLAGAGDELQGIKKGIMEMADMVVINKADGDNITMSRIAKRQYQNALHIFPLADSGWSPVVSTASAIKGTGIDNVWDEVLNFKKLVDENGYFIKNRNHQQIKWMYNNINEELKHLFYGSKNIKSELSTLEKDIVTAKISPVKAAQQIIEEFKNSFKNS from the coding sequence ATGAAAAATTACAAACCAAAAAAAAGATTACCTGCACAAGCCTACATAGACGGAGTTTTAAAAGGTGATAGAGTAATTCTATCTAGAGCAATTACTATTATTGAAAGTAATTTAGAAGGCGATAAAATATTAGCAAAAGAAATTGTGCAACAAATATTACCAAATTCGGGTAAATCTATTCGTATTGGTATTACAGGAGTTCCGGGTGTTGGTAAAAGTACTTTTATAGAAGTTTTCGGATTGCATTTGGTAAAGCTTGGTCATAAAGTTGCCATATTATCTATAGATCCAAGTAGTCAGCGTTCTAGAGGAAGTATTTTGGGTGATAAAACTAGAATGGAAGATTTAGCCCATTTAGAAGAAGCCTACATAAGACCTTCCGCCTCTGGCGATACTCTAGGTGGTGTTTCTAATAAAACGGGTGAAACTATGTTGCTTTGTGAAGCCGCTGGTTACGATGTTATTTTAATTGAAACCGTTGGTGTTGGTCAGTCTGAAACTGCTGTACACGGCATGACTGATTTCTTTTTACTTTTAATGCTTGCTGGTGCCGGTGATGAGTTGCAAGGAATTAAAAAAGGAATCATGGAAATGGCAGATATGGTGGTCATTAATAAAGCAGATGGCGATAATATAACCATGAGTAGAATAGCAAAACGTCAATATCAAAATGCCTTACATATTTTTCCTCTAGCCGATTCTGGTTGGAGTCCTGTGGTAAGTACCGCTTCTGCGATAAAAGGGACTGGAATAGACAATGTTTGGGATGAAGTTTTAAACTTTAAAAAGTTAGTTGATGAGAATGGGTATTTCATAAAAAACAGAAACCATCAACAAATAAAATGGATGTATAACAATATTAATGAAGAATTGAAACATTTATTTTATGGTTCTAAAAATATTAAAAGTGAACTCTCTACATTAGAAAAAGATATTGTTACTGCTAAAATTTCTCCGGTAAAAGCAGCGCAACAAATTATAGAAGAATTTAAAAACTCTTTTAAAAATAGCTAA
- a CDS encoding sulfatase, protein MKFIKVIVILCFSISVFAQKKQPNIIFIMSDDHATNAIGAYGGRLSGLDLIPNIDNLANQGIRFDNAFCNNSICTPSRASIITGQYPQTNGVLDLDDKLDTDKQYLPIELKKLGYSTAVFGKWHLKTEPVNFDYYKVLPSQGKYFNPSFLEKGKGEWPNNEVKSEGHSSDVITDLVIDYLKDRDTTKPFFIMHHFKAPHAYFEYAPRYEDFLANTEIPEPSSLYYQPNWGSEGTRGANDSLRSYIGASISDRNKYRNYNHEFHKDSLQGQESAHVAYQNYMKMYLRCVKGVDDNIGRLVDYLKAEGLWENTVIIYTGDQGMMLGEHDLQDKRWMYEESMRMPYIMHYPKMIKPKRVSDLLINNTDFAPTMIELAGGKTPDYMQGKSFINTLQEKEEEDWRTTTYYRYWMHIIHHYVPAHFGVRSNDYKLIFYYGKHYLPESEFSKHYWAKSYVGVDKETPHTWEFYDLKNDPEELHNRYNDPKYKEIIAKLKEELKEQRIELNETDKDYPEIQAIVNKHWND, encoded by the coding sequence ATGAAGTTTATAAAAGTTATTGTAATATTATGTTTCAGCATTAGTGTTTTTGCTCAGAAAAAACAACCAAATATTATTTTCATCATGTCTGATGATCATGCTACCAATGCTATTGGGGCATACGGCGGAAGGCTTTCAGGTTTAGATTTAATACCAAATATCGATAATTTAGCAAATCAAGGTATTCGATTTGATAATGCATTTTGTAATAATTCTATTTGTACACCAAGTAGAGCCTCAATAATTACAGGTCAATATCCACAGACAAATGGTGTTCTCGACTTAGATGACAAATTAGATACAGACAAACAATATCTTCCTATTGAACTAAAAAAATTAGGTTATAGTACAGCTGTTTTTGGTAAATGGCACTTAAAAACGGAGCCTGTAAATTTTGATTATTACAAAGTATTACCAAGCCAAGGAAAGTATTTTAACCCTTCATTTTTGGAAAAAGGGAAAGGCGAATGGCCAAACAATGAAGTAAAAAGCGAAGGACACTCTAGTGACGTTATTACTGATTTGGTAATCGATTATCTAAAAGATCGCGATACAACAAAGCCATTTTTTATAATGCATCACTTTAAAGCACCGCATGCGTATTTTGAATATGCACCTCGATACGAAGACTTTTTGGCAAATACTGAAATCCCTGAACCTTCTAGTTTATATTATCAACCAAACTGGGGCTCTGAAGGAACACGAGGAGCTAACGATTCGCTTCGAAGTTATATTGGCGCCTCTATTTCCGATAGAAATAAGTACAGAAATTACAATCACGAATTTCATAAAGACTCGTTACAAGGACAAGAATCTGCTCATGTGGCGTATCAAAATTATATGAAAATGTATTTGCGTTGTGTAAAAGGTGTTGACGACAATATTGGCCGTTTAGTAGATTACTTAAAAGCAGAAGGACTTTGGGAAAATACCGTTATTATTTATACTGGAGATCAAGGGATGATGTTGGGGGAACATGATTTACAAGATAAACGTTGGATGTATGAAGAATCTATGCGCATGCCATATATTATGCACTACCCAAAAATGATAAAACCAAAACGTGTTTCTGACCTTTTAATAAACAATACAGATTTTGCGCCAACTATGATTGAATTGGCAGGAGGGAAAACACCTGATTACATGCAAGGGAAAAGTTTCATTAATACCCTTCAAGAAAAAGAGGAAGAAGATTGGAGAACTACAACCTATTATAGATATTGGATGCATATTATTCACCACTATGTTCCTGCTCACTTTGGAGTAAGATCTAATGATTATAAGCTTATTTTCTATTATGGAAAACATTATTTGCCTGAATCTGAATTTTCGAAACACTATTGGGCAAAAAGTTATGTTGGTGTTGATAAAGAAACTCCACATACTTGGGAGTTTTATGACCTTAAAAATGATCCTGAAGAATTGCACAACCGCTACAATGATCCTAAGTACAAAGAAATTATTGCTAAACTTAAGGAAGAATTAAAAGAGCAAAGAATTGAATTAAATGAAACCGATAAGGATTACCCAGAGATTCAGGCTATTGTGAATAAGCATTGGAATGATTAA
- a CDS encoding alcohol dehydrogenase catalytic domain-containing protein yields MKVIRLKEPGIWERLDVEKPSDALSPGNALLKVNKIGVCGTDLHAFKGKQPFFSYPKILGHELAVEVVAIANDVTNVSVGDKCSVEPYYNDIIGQAVRRGKTNCG; encoded by the coding sequence ATGAAAGTAATTAGATTAAAGGAACCCGGAATTTGGGAGCGTTTAGATGTAGAGAAACCAAGCGATGCATTATCTCCAGGAAATGCACTCTTAAAAGTAAATAAAATAGGTGTTTGTGGTACAGATTTACACGCCTTTAAAGGGAAACAACCCTTTTTTAGTTACCCTAAAATTTTAGGGCACGAATTGGCTGTTGAGGTTGTAGCCATCGCTAATGATGTAACCAATGTTTCAGTTGGTGATAAATGTTCTGTAGAACCTTATTACAATGATATTATTGGACAAGCCGTGCGTAGAGGTAAAACCAATTGTGGATAA
- the fucP gene encoding L-fucose:H+ symporter permease: MSSTKGSNSKFLVPLIIVMALMFFWNLSRNINDVLIPHLKRACQLTDFESSLVQSAFFGAYFIVALPAGWYIQKKGYRNGIITGLLIAALGAFLFYPAAETRVYPFFLLALFVMAAGFAVLEVTASPYITKLGTPEGASSRLSMAAAIGSVGATIAPVLAATLFLHEVDIPQETIDTFSPSQLETFLTGEADLVKPPYLILGAILIIIAIIVVFTKLPAIEEEQGGAKKPLIDILKFKHTLYGVGAEFFYVGAEVGIVSFIIRYAKWFNIPELTEQKSAQYITAFMALVLIGRLLGVYILKKFKPQHVLAFCSISAFAMVTIAIITNGYFSLACLSIVGFFTSIIYPIIFSLSMKDLKEYTKTGS; encoded by the coding sequence ATGTCATCAACAAAAGGAAGTAATTCAAAGTTTTTAGTGCCACTAATTATTGTAATGGCCTTAATGTTTTTTTGGAATTTAAGTAGAAACATTAACGATGTTTTAATTCCACATCTTAAAAGAGCTTGTCAACTAACCGACTTTGAATCTTCATTAGTACAATCTGCTTTTTTTGGTGCTTACTTTATTGTTGCATTACCAGCAGGTTGGTACATTCAGAAAAAAGGATACAGAAATGGAATTATTACAGGATTGCTAATTGCTGCATTAGGAGCTTTTTTATTCTATCCAGCAGCAGAAACACGTGTGTATCCATTTTTTTTATTAGCTCTATTTGTTATGGCAGCAGGATTTGCTGTTTTAGAAGTTACAGCTTCTCCATATATTACTAAATTAGGAACTCCGGAAGGCGCGTCTAGTCGTTTAAGTATGGCAGCCGCAATTGGTTCTGTAGGTGCAACTATTGCACCTGTTTTAGCAGCCACGTTGTTTTTGCATGAAGTAGATATACCACAAGAAACCATAGATACTTTTTCACCTAGCCAATTAGAAACCTTTTTAACAGGAGAGGCCGATTTGGTAAAACCACCTTATCTAATACTGGGAGCTATTTTGATAATAATAGCCATAATCGTAGTTTTTACAAAATTACCAGCCATAGAAGAAGAACAAGGAGGTGCTAAAAAGCCATTAATTGATATCTTAAAATTTAAACATACACTTTATGGGGTTGGTGCAGAATTCTTTTATGTTGGTGCAGAAGTAGGTATTGTTAGTTTCATTATTAGATATGCTAAGTGGTTTAATATTCCAGAACTTACCGAGCAAAAATCGGCACAATATATCACTGCTTTTATGGCTTTAGTGCTTATAGGAAGATTATTAGGTGTTTACATCTTGAAAAAATTCAAACCACAACATGTATTGGCTTTTTGTAGTATCAGTGCTTTTGCAATGGTCACTATAGCAATTATTACGAATGGTTATTTCTCATTAGCGTGTTTATCTATTGTTGGATTTTTTACCTCAATTATTTATCCAATTATCTTCAGTTTAAGTATGAAAGATTTAAAGGAATATACCAAAACAGGTTCTTAG
- a CDS encoding acyl-[acyl-carrier-protein] thioesterase, giving the protein MIFDNYFDRQFELRYFEMNKLGSATPTIMLALLEETAADHTHSIGYNLFDLLDKNVGWILVSGKLQMDRYPSYKEKITIRTWLSSYSSIKGYRENIIFDEHHNIIGRAKGLWVFFDIEKRRPIPIFNEIKEKWSYFNKEAIYTDIKKKIEPLDFADYTNHFRVNRYDTDMNKHVNNIRYLQWVIESIPEDITDNYFLHEIDGRFITEAQYGDTVLSLTKELETKNSFAHTIKIEGSNRVCASAKTIWKAY; this is encoded by the coding sequence ATGATATTTGATAATTATTTTGACAGACAATTTGAACTAAGGTATTTTGAAATGAATAAATTAGGGTCGGCAACACCAACAATAATGCTGGCTTTGTTAGAAGAAACTGCTGCAGATCATACTCATTCTATAGGATATAATTTATTTGATCTTTTAGATAAAAATGTTGGTTGGATTTTAGTTTCCGGTAAATTACAAATGGATCGCTATCCTAGTTACAAAGAAAAAATCACCATTAGAACCTGGTTATCAAGCTACTCTTCTATTAAAGGCTATCGAGAAAATATTATTTTTGATGAACACCATAACATCATAGGTCGCGCTAAAGGTTTGTGGGTGTTTTTTGATATTGAAAAAAGAAGACCAATTCCTATTTTTAATGAAATTAAAGAAAAGTGGTCTTACTTTAATAAAGAAGCAATTTATACTGATATCAAGAAAAAAATTGAGCCCTTAGATTTTGCTGATTATACGAATCACTTTAGAGTGAATCGGTACGATACGGATATGAATAAACACGTAAATAATATCAGATATTTACAATGGGTTATTGAATCGATTCCGGAGGATATTACAGATAATTACTTTTTACATGAAATTGATGGTCGTTTTATTACTGAAGCCCAATATGGAGATACCGTTTTATCTTTAACAAAAGAACTGGAAACAAAGAATTCTTTTGCACATACTATAAAAATTGAAGGGAGTAATAGAGTTTGTGCCTCCGCCAAAACTATTTGGAAAGCGTATTAA
- a CDS encoding zinc-binding dehydrogenase: MQEYFVYPTKFLHATNSLTDDQLAMIEPLAIGCHAVDRADIKENDIVLVIGAGPIGLGTIQFAQLKGARVIAMDIDDAKLAKCKEITKVKDTINALGDVEEQLATLLNGDLPTIILDATGSPQSMMNTFKYAAAGGTIVFIGLFMVMLFFTIHLFIKKN; encoded by the coding sequence ATGCAAGAATATTTTGTGTATCCTACTAAATTTTTACATGCAACAAATTCTTTAACAGACGATCAATTGGCAATGATTGAGCCTTTGGCTATTGGATGTCATGCTGTAGATAGAGCAGATATTAAAGAAAACGATATTGTTTTGGTAATTGGAGCAGGTCCAATTGGCTTAGGTACTATACAATTTGCGCAGTTAAAAGGTGCAAGAGTTATTGCTATGGATATTGACGATGCTAAATTGGCAAAATGTAAAGAAATCACAAAAGTAAAAGATACCATTAACGCGTTAGGTGATGTTGAAGAACAATTAGCAACACTATTAAACGGCGATTTGCCAACTATAATTTTAGATGCTACGGGAAGTCCACAATCTATGATGAATACCTTTAAATATGCAGCAGCAGGAGGGACCATAGTATTTATCGGACTTTTTATGGTGATGTTGTTTTTCACGATCCATCTTTTCATAAAAAAGAATTAA
- a CDS encoding L-rhamnose mutarotase — protein sequence MSVNLFKRFTYFFTSDSTILSDEFKPEIFKQLKSSEGIKELNVYQKDNNYFMVADVDVSFNSEKIVDTLTLLINSEDFNSILPIHNEALERIYKLDQKAIYSAVEGQLKDDIGEKKRFVWTLLLEPDLIEEYKSVHGINMAWPEITANMKTVGVKDMEIYIHGEQVMLIMDSIPDFDLDEVGPKWQKLPREEEWQAYVAKFQKTDTESAIQEKWQDMKNISSN from the coding sequence ATGAGTGTCAATCTATTTAAACGATTTACCTATTTTTTTACATCTGATAGTACTATACTTTCAGATGAATTTAAACCTGAAATCTTTAAACAACTTAAAAGTTCAGAAGGCATTAAAGAATTGAATGTATATCAAAAAGACAATAACTATTTTATGGTTGCTGATGTTGATGTATCATTCAATTCAGAAAAAATAGTTGATACTTTAACGTTACTTATAAATTCTGAAGATTTCAATTCAATACTTCCGATACATAACGAAGCTTTAGAACGTATTTATAAATTAGACCAAAAAGCAATTTACAGTGCTGTTGAAGGGCAGCTAAAGGATGATATAGGAGAAAAAAAACGTTTTGTCTGGACACTATTATTGGAGCCAGATTTAATAGAAGAATATAAAAGCGTACACGGTATAAATATGGCATGGCCAGAAATAACGGCTAACATGAAAACTGTTGGCGTTAAGGATATGGAAATTTATATACACGGAGAACAGGTGATGTTAATTATGGATTCCATTCCCGATTTCGATTTAGATGAAGTGGGACCAAAATGGCAAAAGTTACCTCGTGAAGAAGAATGGCAAGCATATGTAGCTAAATTTCAAAAAACAGACACTGAAAGTGCTATTCAAGAGAAATGGCAGGATATGAAAAATATTTCATCGAACTAA
- a CDS encoding alpha-L-fucosidase, with translation MQKIIYLLAVVLLMGCQQKKKEVETETQQPSEQKITYEENWESLQQYKIPQWMKDSKFGIFIHWGPNSVAEKYTDWYPRWMYSDKGVANPQTGIANNGKPHPAVAYHKEKFGDQKDFGYKDFIPMWTMENFDPKAWVDLFKKSGAKYVIPVAEHHDGFALYKSSITPWNAADMGPKRDVLKDLTDELKKQGVIYGVSSHLAFNYNYYNQQPYFDNSNPKYSDLYAPAHKMGDSVSDDWLAKTWWPRTKEIIDNYDPDILWFDFYLDRPEFVPYHKKLAAYYYNSGLKRDKQVVLQTKNYKMESYKSGTHMLDLERSKMDDIKKEYWQTDTSIGKNSWYYATNWIPKSANDLIADLVDIVSKNGCLLLNIGPRKDGVIPDDQKKTLLDIGAWLEINGEAIHGSKYYDIYGEGPTKTATGHLSEGKNKGFTQEDIRFTTNNNALYAAVLKTPTKDIHIKYLTDAKIDIKSIELLGADAKIEFEQSAEGTTIKLPKGVDLNYAWVFKIMK, from the coding sequence ATGCAGAAAATAATATATCTATTAGCGGTAGTTCTTTTGATGGGTTGCCAACAAAAGAAAAAAGAAGTAGAAACTGAAACACAGCAACCTTCAGAACAAAAAATAACTTACGAAGAAAACTGGGAAAGCTTACAACAATATAAAATCCCACAATGGATGAAGGACTCTAAATTCGGAATTTTTATTCACTGGGGACCTAATTCTGTTGCAGAAAAATATACAGATTGGTATCCACGTTGGATGTATTCAGATAAAGGTGTGGCAAATCCGCAAACGGGTATCGCCAATAATGGAAAACCACATCCTGCGGTTGCATATCACAAAGAGAAATTTGGAGACCAAAAAGATTTTGGCTATAAAGATTTTATTCCAATGTGGACTATGGAAAACTTTGATCCAAAAGCATGGGTAGATTTATTCAAAAAATCAGGTGCAAAATATGTCATTCCGGTGGCAGAACATCATGATGGTTTTGCTTTATATAAATCGAGCATTACACCTTGGAATGCCGCAGATATGGGACCAAAAAGAGATGTACTTAAAGATCTTACCGATGAACTTAAAAAGCAAGGGGTAATTTATGGGGTAAGCTCGCATTTAGCTTTTAATTATAATTATTACAACCAACAACCTTATTTCGATAATTCTAACCCTAAATATTCAGATTTATATGCACCTGCACATAAAATGGGAGACTCTGTAAGTGATGATTGGTTAGCAAAAACATGGTGGCCTAGAACAAAAGAAATTATAGACAATTACGATCCTGATATTTTATGGTTTGACTTTTATTTAGACAGACCTGAATTTGTACCATATCATAAAAAACTTGCTGCTTATTACTATAATTCTGGTTTAAAAAGAGATAAACAAGTAGTCTTACAAACTAAAAATTATAAGATGGAGTCTTATAAGTCAGGAACACATATGCTTGATTTGGAAAGAAGCAAAATGGATGATATCAAAAAGGAATATTGGCAAACCGATACTTCTATTGGTAAAAATTCATGGTATTATGCAACGAATTGGATTCCAAAATCTGCTAATGATTTAATTGCTGATTTAGTAGATATTGTTAGTAAAAACGGCTGTTTATTATTGAATATAGGCCCAAGAAAAGACGGTGTTATTCCAGATGATCAAAAGAAAACATTGTTAGATATTGGTGCTTGGTTAGAAATAAATGGAGAAGCTATTCACGGGTCTAAATATTATGATATTTATGGAGAAGGGCCAACTAAAACAGCTACGGGTCATCTTTCAGAAGGTAAAAACAAAGGATTTACTCAAGAAGATATTCGTTTTACAACTAATAATAATGCATTGTATGCGGCAGTATTAAAAACACCAACAAAAGATATTCATATTAAGTATTTAACGGATGCTAAAATTGATATTAAGTCTATTGAACTTTTAGGAGCTGATGCTAAAATTGAATTTGAACAATCTGCAGAAGGAACGACCATCAAATTACCAAAAGGAGTTGATTTAAATTACGCTTGGGTATTTAAAATTATGAAATAA